The Osmia bicornis bicornis chromosome 12, iOsmBic2.1, whole genome shotgun sequence genome includes a region encoding these proteins:
- the LOC114873168 gene encoding LOW QUALITY PROTEIN: mitochondrial mRNA pseudouridine synthase Trub2 (The sequence of the model RefSeq protein was modified relative to this genomic sequence to represent the inferred CDS: inserted 1 base in 1 codon), translated as MPFLINQVRSYLNDARSFYKALNGVFIIYKPTALYFNQMRETIVKNLCRDLNCMPGRPMMKHVAIEGETNKDMQVIVRNSYADHPLVVGPRYQINDFRLAATKIMKSDVSGVIVCGINSGNGLIHRMKQTRYPRFYKVKGVLGQATDNLFHTGKIVEKSTYKHVKRGHLDKICRSMQSSHQRKMFELCGVDMESQAAYELAIKGPLRPADPNVPMVYTIKCVYFSPPYFTLEIVCINEDDIYLKTIIHEVGMRLHATATCIQLSCVQDGIFTXKNALLPKHWTLKDIVANMQICHRLIKENEQLLSPESATLIEFPRYNSNTEERSTA; from the exons atgCCATTCTTAATAAATCAAGTACGAAGTTATTTAAACGATGCAAGGTCATTTTACAAAGCGTTAAATGGtgtatttatcatttataaacCTACTGCTCTGTACTTCAACCAAATGAGAGAAACAATCGTTAAAAACTTATGCAGAG ATCTGAATTGTATGCCCGGACGACCAATGATGAAACATGTAGCAATAGAAGGTGAAACAAATAAGGATATGCAAGTTATTGTTCGAAATAGTTATGCAGATCATCCACTAGTTGTAGGACCTCGTTATCAAATAAATGACTTTAGATTAGCAGCtacaaaaattatgaaatcaGACGTGTCTGGTGTTATAGTATGTGGAATTAATAGTGGTAACGGACTGATACATAGAATGAAACAAACCAGATACCCAAGATTTTATAAAGTAAAGGGAGTGCTTGGTCAAGCAACAGACAATTTGTTTCATACTGGAAAGATAGTTGAAAAATCCACCTATAAACACGTAAAACGTGGTCATCTGGACAAAATTTGCCGTTCAATGCAATCTTCTCatcaaagaaaaatgtttga ATTATGTGGAGTAGACATGGAAAGTCAAGCTGCATATGAGTTAGCAATCAAAGGTCCACTCAGACCTGCAGATCCTAATGTTCCTATGGTATATACAATTAAATGTGTATACTTCTCACCTCCATATTTTACATTAG AAATTGTGTGTATAAACGAAGatgatatatatttaaaaaccaTAATTCATGAAGTGGGAATGAGACTTCACGCTACTGCTACTTGTATCCAACTAAGTTGTGTTCAAGATGGCATATTTA TTAAAAATGCATTATTACCAAAACATTGGACTTTGAAAGATATTGTGGCAAATATGCAAATATGTCACAGGCTCATTAAGGAAAATGAACAATTGTTAAGCCCGGAAAGTGCGACACTAATAGAATTTCCTAGATACAACAGTAATACTGAAGAACGATCTACAGCATAA
- the LOC114873250 gene encoding uncharacterized protein LOC114873250 isoform X3: MESCPLSAISDVRGNDSSKEVQNEVEVTSLEEAKSVIAALRARQRAQAHQMLAWRRTLKLQEDLVARLTREKAEQLRTLSSQLLLFESRLCRKQKEIEASLAQRESIILRQQRVIRQLQSRLAERSAGTRDSPPCDALDRLDSLGDSDSAVVLEEAADDLAPPRFRSNITDVTVIRSVSDAVEPSSKYSSMRRCNGFLRRPEILETVYSVEEDADSENNQDPSESTENSECEERRAKNLGNGKGRLQDLYGSFERLAQEADSPPSERPRDESQQAQVTYNRVMSNHRSVTKPKDVKYKRINKAKSKSLEELRGRLRNWVEKGNKIAISLDQSYA; encoded by the exons ATGGAAAGCTGCCCGTTGTCAGCGATCAGCGATGTTAGAGGGAACGATTCGTCGAAGGAGGTGCAGAACGAGGTGGAGGTGACATCCCTGGAGGAGGCGAAGTCGGTGATAGCCGCGTTAAGAGCGAGGCAAAGGGCACAGGCGCATCAGATGCTCGCCTGGCGGAGGACCCTGAAATTGCAG GAAGACCTGGTGGCCCGGTTGACGAGAGAGAAGGCCGAGCAACTGCGAACATTGTCCTCGCAGTTGCTGCTATTCGAATCGAGGCTTTGTCGGAAGCAGAAGGAGATCGAGGCTAGCCTGGCTCAACGAGAATCCATTATTCTCCGACAACAGAGGGTGATTCGGCAACTGCAAAGCAGATTGGCGGAAAGAAGCGCCGGGACGCGGGATTCGCCACCCTGCGACGCTCTCGACAGATTGGACAGTCTGGGTGATAGCGACAGCGCCGTGGTCCTCGAGGAGGCTGCCGATGACCTCGCACCGCCAAG ATTTCGTTCGAACATCACCGACGTGACGGTGATTCGTTCGGTGTCGGACGCTGTTGAACCGTCGAGTAAATACTCGTCGATGCGGCGGTGCAATGGATTCCTCAGGAGACCGGAAATCCTCGAGACCGTTTACTCGGTCGAAGAGGACGCCGACAGTGAAAACAATCAGGACCCGTCCGAGTCCACGGAAAACTCTGAATGCGAGGAACGACGGGCAAAGAACTTGGGGAACGGAAAGGGCAGGCTTCAGGATCTCTATGGGAGCTTCGAGAGGCTCGCTCAAGAAGCGGATTCCCCGCCCAGCGAGAGACCTAGGGACGAAAGCCAACAAGCACAG GTAACGTACAACAGGGTAATGAGCAATCACAGATCAGTAACGAAGCCAAAAGACGTGAAATACAAGAGGATAAACAAGGCGAAGTCGAAGAGTCTGGAAGAGTTGAGAGGTCGGTTGAGAAACTGGGTTGAGAAAGGTAACAAAATCGCTATATCGTTGGATCAGTCGTACGCCTGA
- the LOC114873250 gene encoding uncharacterized protein LOC114873250 isoform X2, giving the protein MKTTQRALSFDETSMESCPLSAISDVRGNDSSKEVQNEVEVTSLEEAKSVIAALRARQRAQAHQMLAWRRTLKLQEDLVARLTREKAEQLRTLSSQLLLFESRLCRKQKEIEASLAQRESIILRQQRVIRQLQSRLAERSAGTRDSPPCDALDRLDSLGDSDSAVVLEEAADDLAPPRFRSNITDVTVIRSVSDAVEPSSKYSSMRRCNGFLRRPEILETVYSVEEDADSENNQDPSESTENSECEERRAKNLGNGKGRLQDLYGSFERLAQEADSPPSERPRDESQQAQVTYNRVMSNHRSVTKPKDVKYKRINKAKSKSLEELRGRLRNWVEKGNKIAISLDQSYA; this is encoded by the exons TTTCGACGAGACGTCGATGGAAAGCTGCCCGTTGTCAGCGATCAGCGATGTTAGAGGGAACGATTCGTCGAAGGAGGTGCAGAACGAGGTGGAGGTGACATCCCTGGAGGAGGCGAAGTCGGTGATAGCCGCGTTAAGAGCGAGGCAAAGGGCACAGGCGCATCAGATGCTCGCCTGGCGGAGGACCCTGAAATTGCAG GAAGACCTGGTGGCCCGGTTGACGAGAGAGAAGGCCGAGCAACTGCGAACATTGTCCTCGCAGTTGCTGCTATTCGAATCGAGGCTTTGTCGGAAGCAGAAGGAGATCGAGGCTAGCCTGGCTCAACGAGAATCCATTATTCTCCGACAACAGAGGGTGATTCGGCAACTGCAAAGCAGATTGGCGGAAAGAAGCGCCGGGACGCGGGATTCGCCACCCTGCGACGCTCTCGACAGATTGGACAGTCTGGGTGATAGCGACAGCGCCGTGGTCCTCGAGGAGGCTGCCGATGACCTCGCACCGCCAAG ATTTCGTTCGAACATCACCGACGTGACGGTGATTCGTTCGGTGTCGGACGCTGTTGAACCGTCGAGTAAATACTCGTCGATGCGGCGGTGCAATGGATTCCTCAGGAGACCGGAAATCCTCGAGACCGTTTACTCGGTCGAAGAGGACGCCGACAGTGAAAACAATCAGGACCCGTCCGAGTCCACGGAAAACTCTGAATGCGAGGAACGACGGGCAAAGAACTTGGGGAACGGAAAGGGCAGGCTTCAGGATCTCTATGGGAGCTTCGAGAGGCTCGCTCAAGAAGCGGATTCCCCGCCCAGCGAGAGACCTAGGGACGAAAGCCAACAAGCACAG GTAACGTACAACAGGGTAATGAGCAATCACAGATCAGTAACGAAGCCAAAAGACGTGAAATACAAGAGGATAAACAAGGCGAAGTCGAAGAGTCTGGAAGAGTTGAGAGGTCGGTTGAGAAACTGGGTTGAGAAAGGTAACAAAATCGCTATATCGTTGGATCAGTCGTACGCCTGA
- the LOC114873250 gene encoding uncharacterized protein LOC114873250 isoform X1, which yields MRRVFISSERFDETSMESCPLSAISDVRGNDSSKEVQNEVEVTSLEEAKSVIAALRARQRAQAHQMLAWRRTLKLQEDLVARLTREKAEQLRTLSSQLLLFESRLCRKQKEIEASLAQRESIILRQQRVIRQLQSRLAERSAGTRDSPPCDALDRLDSLGDSDSAVVLEEAADDLAPPRFRSNITDVTVIRSVSDAVEPSSKYSSMRRCNGFLRRPEILETVYSVEEDADSENNQDPSESTENSECEERRAKNLGNGKGRLQDLYGSFERLAQEADSPPSERPRDESQQAQVTYNRVMSNHRSVTKPKDVKYKRINKAKSKSLEELRGRLRNWVEKGNKIAISLDQSYA from the exons ATGCGGCGTGTGTTTATTTCATCGGAACG TTTCGACGAGACGTCGATGGAAAGCTGCCCGTTGTCAGCGATCAGCGATGTTAGAGGGAACGATTCGTCGAAGGAGGTGCAGAACGAGGTGGAGGTGACATCCCTGGAGGAGGCGAAGTCGGTGATAGCCGCGTTAAGAGCGAGGCAAAGGGCACAGGCGCATCAGATGCTCGCCTGGCGGAGGACCCTGAAATTGCAG GAAGACCTGGTGGCCCGGTTGACGAGAGAGAAGGCCGAGCAACTGCGAACATTGTCCTCGCAGTTGCTGCTATTCGAATCGAGGCTTTGTCGGAAGCAGAAGGAGATCGAGGCTAGCCTGGCTCAACGAGAATCCATTATTCTCCGACAACAGAGGGTGATTCGGCAACTGCAAAGCAGATTGGCGGAAAGAAGCGCCGGGACGCGGGATTCGCCACCCTGCGACGCTCTCGACAGATTGGACAGTCTGGGTGATAGCGACAGCGCCGTGGTCCTCGAGGAGGCTGCCGATGACCTCGCACCGCCAAG ATTTCGTTCGAACATCACCGACGTGACGGTGATTCGTTCGGTGTCGGACGCTGTTGAACCGTCGAGTAAATACTCGTCGATGCGGCGGTGCAATGGATTCCTCAGGAGACCGGAAATCCTCGAGACCGTTTACTCGGTCGAAGAGGACGCCGACAGTGAAAACAATCAGGACCCGTCCGAGTCCACGGAAAACTCTGAATGCGAGGAACGACGGGCAAAGAACTTGGGGAACGGAAAGGGCAGGCTTCAGGATCTCTATGGGAGCTTCGAGAGGCTCGCTCAAGAAGCGGATTCCCCGCCCAGCGAGAGACCTAGGGACGAAAGCCAACAAGCACAG GTAACGTACAACAGGGTAATGAGCAATCACAGATCAGTAACGAAGCCAAAAGACGTGAAATACAAGAGGATAAACAAGGCGAAGTCGAAGAGTCTGGAAGAGTTGAGAGGTCGGTTGAGAAACTGGGTTGAGAAAGGTAACAAAATCGCTATATCGTTGGATCAGTCGTACGCCTGA